In the Fibrobacter sp. UWR3 genome, TTGCGCTCAACCTGAGCCTCGACTACGCACTCTTTGGCGGCGACGAGAGCGAGAAGGAAATCTGCACGCGCCTGCTGAACTTCTTCGAGAACAGGAGGCCCTACCTCTCTGACTACGCGACCGACGGCGGGCCCTACCCGCGCCAGGGCCGCAACGCCACGCTGGGCATTATCGCGATGAACGCAGCCGCCACGCAGGTACTCGATTCCGAAGACCCGCTGGTAAAGCCCTTCGTCAAGGACCTCGCGGCACTTTCCGTCCCGTTCCGCTTCTGGCGCTACTACGACGGCATGCTCTACATTATCGGGCTCTTGGCCACCGCCGGTAAGATTGAATTCTAGAACAAGGAGAACACGATGAAACAGAGAACCATCCTCATTGGCGCTACCCTTGCGGCAGCACTTGCATTCACCGCCTGTGACGACATCCGCGTGCAGGAATTCCCCGACGGAAAGGTGCGCATGGAAACCACCTACGTCAAGGACAAGAAGCAGGGCCTCGAGAAGGAGTACTACAACAACGGCACTCTCCGGCGCGAGACCACCTACAACGCCGACCGCAAGGAAGGCCTGCAGAAGGAATACTACGAGGACGGCACGCTCCAGGCCGAAACCCCGTTCGCCGACGGCTACATCGAGGGCGAAGTCGTGAAGTACCACAAGAACGGCAAGCTCGCCTCCAAGGCCAAGTACCAGAAGAACAAGCAGGTTGAATTCGGCGAGGTGTTCGACCCCGACGGAACTCCCGCGACCGACGGCAGCTACAAGGACCCGCGCGACGGATACGCCTACCAGTGGATTCGAATCGGCACGCAGCTCTGGACCGCAGAGAACATGAACTTCGGCACCTACGAAGGTTCCGTGTGCAACCAGTGCAACCACTGGGGCCGCCTCTACAACTTCGAGAACGCGAAGAAGGCCTGCCTCGAAGGTTTCCACATGCCCACCAAGGATGAATGGAAAACACTCCTCACCTTCGCCGAGACAAGCGGCAAGGTCGGCACCGTGCTCAAGGCCGGCTTCGGCTGGGACCCCATCAAGGAAGGCGGCAACGACTACGGCAACGGCAAGGATGAACTCGGGTTCGGCGTGAAGGCCGGCGGCGCACACTTCGCGAAGAGCGATGTTCCGCTGAAGGAACGCAAGTTCGAAGATGCCGGCAAGAAGGCCTACCTCTGGACAGCCGAAGGCGAAGTGCTCGTGTTCTACCACGACAAGGACATCGCGAAGTTCGAGAAGTTCAATCCCGAATTCGGCGCAAGCCTCCGCTGCCTGAAAGACTAGGCAACAATGTGAAATGTGTAGTGAGGAATGTGGAATGAAAAATTGCTCCGGCCAAACCGGAGCGATTTTTTTCAACGAGAAACTTCTTTCGTCTTTCGTCTATAGCAAGTCTCGCAGAGACTTGCGTCCTTTCGTCTAAATCACGTCGTGTATTCCGCGTTGATCTTCACGTAGCCGTAGCTCAGGTCGCAGGTAAACGCGCTTGCGGATGCCTGCCCAATGTTGAGCACGAGCGTTACTTTGTATTCACGCTGGCGCACCACGGCATGGAGTGCCGCCGTCTGGGCCTCGTCAAGCTGGAGCGGGCGCCCGCCTTCCAAGACCTTCACGTCGCCGAAGTACAGGTCGGTGTGTTCGGCCACCATGTTGCAACCGCTGGAACCCGCGCTGCTGAGGATGCGGCCCCAGTTCGGGTCTTCACCGAACATCGCGCACTTCGCAAGGTTGCTGGTACCGATAAAGCGCGCCATGCGGAGCGCTTCTTCGTGGCTTTCGGCCTTCTCGATACGCAGTTCGATAAGCTTGGTGGCACCTTCGCCATCACGCACGATGTCTTTTGCGAGGCTCTGCATGATGAGCATGAGAGCAGCACGGAACTCGCCCTGTTCGCTCAAGCTCAGGTCCTCGTAACGAAGCCCGCTCATGCCGTTTGCTAGCAAGATGCACGTGTCGTTCGTGCTCGTGTCGCCGTCCACCGTAATCGCATTGAAGGAATCGGCGATGTCGGCACGGAATTCGGCAAAGAAGTCTATGGGGAGCGAGATGTCGGTCGTGATGAAGGCAAGCATCGTCGCCATGTTCGGGTGAATCATGCCCGAACCCTTGCAGGCGCCGCCAATCGTAATCACGCCCTTCTCCGTCTGGATTTCCACGGCGTGGCTCTTGAGGGCAAGGTCGGTCGTGAGGATTGCGCGCCCGAATTCCTCGGAAGCATCGGCATGCAGTTTTTCCACGAGCTTCGGGATTCCCGCCTCGATCTTGTCCATCGGCATCAGGTGGCCAATCACGCCCGTGCTGCAAACGAGCACGCTCTTCGGGGTAAGGCCAAGAGCCTCCTCGGTCATCACGGCCATGCGTTCGGCATCCTTGTAGCCCTGTTCGCCGGTACAGGCGTTCGCGTTGCCGCTGTTCACCACGACTGCAGTCGCGAAGTGTGCGTGTTCAAGCGCAGCCTTGTCGTACAGTACCGGAGCGGCCTTCACCTTGTTGGTGGTAAAAACGGCGAAACAGCGGGCCGCCTTCTCGCTTTTCAAAAGCGCCATGTCGGCGTTACCGCTGGCCTTGATGCCAGCGCAAATTCCAGATGCGGTAAAGCCCTTGGGTGAGCAAACGCCGCCTTTTTCCAGCACAGTGTACATAGTATCTCCTAAAAAGAAGCTTTCTTTGCGATTCGGGGCTCGCAACGCCCGTTAAAATTTTTACCTTGTAGAGCATGGAAAAGATCAAGTTTACACAGGAAGCTTTCGACAAGCTCATCAAGGACCTAGAAAATTTAAAAAATGTTGAACGCCCGCGCGTATTGCAGGAACTGGTTGATGCCCGTGCGCAAGGCGATTTGAGCGAAAACGCCGAATACCACGCAGCGAAGGAACGCCTCGCCTCCATCGACAACATCGAGATGCCCAGGCTCCAGGACCAGATTGCCCGCGCCGAAGTCGTCGCGTTCGACCCGAATTCCGACACCATCCGCTTTGGCGCGAAGGTCACGCTCCTCAACGCAAAGACCAAGAAGAACGTCGTGTACCAGCTGGTGAGCCCCGAAGAGGCAGACGCCCTCAACGGCAAAATCAGCTTCAAGAGCCCCATCGGAGCCGCCCTCATGGGCCAGAAGAAGGGCGAAACCATCGAAGTCACGACCCCGAGGGGCGTAAACAAGTTCCAGATTATCGACTTCAGCTAACTGGACCCGCAGATGATTATCGCGCTCATCGGCAATGACGATTTCTCGAAGGACATGCGCATCGAGAAATTCCTGCAAGATACCCTCGGCGACCGCAAAGACGACCCGATGGCAAAGCAGATTCTGTTCGCGACGGACCCGAACATCGCCTCCATCGCGGAGTCGGTCATTACTGCATGTGACAGCGTATCCATGTTCTCGCCCGAACAGACGGTCGTCGTCCGCAAGGCCGACGAACTCAAGGCCGACGACACGCGCGAACTCACCAAGTGGCTGAGCCACAAGCCCAACTGCACACTCCTTTTCGAGTTCTCGAAACTCGACGGGCGCGGGGAACTGTACAAGACACTCAAGAGCGTGGGCGAAATCGAGAAATTCGACGAACCGCCCCAGTACAAGATGGCCGACTGGATTGCGGCCGCAATTCCCTCGCACTTCAACAAGGCAATCGACAGGGACGCCTGCTACTACCTCGCCGACGCGCTCGGCAACAAGACGAAAATCGTCTGCGAGGAAGTCGAGAAGGTCCTGATGTACGACCCCAACTGCAAAAAAATCACGCTCGACCTCGTGAAATCCATGGTGGTTCCGCAGCGCAAGAACGCGTCGTACGAAATAAACACGCCGTTCGGGCTACGCGACGTGAAGGCATACACCCGACTGCTGAACGAAATGTTCAGGAACGGCGTGGAAGCAGTCCCCATAGTCGCATCGCTCTACTACTACGCCATTGACCTGCTGAACTTCATGACCCTGACCGAAAAGAAGATGTCACCTGCCGATGCCGCAAAGGCCATGGGCAAGAACGACTACGTGTTCAACAAGCTGGGGCGCGCCCCGGAATGCGCCAAGCGCTGGAGCAAGCCTCTGCTCTGCAGGGTAATTCGCCGCCTCTCCGATATCGACTACGAAATCAAGAGCGGAAAGTGCAGCACGAAGATCGCACAAGAACTCGCCCTCGCTGCACTCGTCGTGCGATAGTGCAACTAGGGACGGCATACGCACGGCTGGCCCTCCCTCTCTAAAACAATTCCAATATAAACAGAGAAGCCCGCTTGGAGCGGGCTTCTTAAGTTCTTGAAGGAACGGCTTAGTTCCAGTCGTCCTGGACGTCGTTTGCAGCAGGTTCCGGTGCGGCGGGAGTTTCCGCAGCGGGCTCGGATGCCGGAGCAGGTTCTGCGGCAGGGGCAGGTTCCTGTGCAGGAGCCGGACTGGTTGCTGAGCCTGTCGAAGCATCAGCGGCAGGAGCGCTCTGAGCAGCGGGCTGTGCTGCAGGAGCAGCCTGTTGTGCAGGCTGTGCAGCCGGAGCCGGCTGTTCCACCTTCTGCATCTGCGGAGCGCCCTGTTCAGCCACTTCGGCGGAAGGTTCGGAAAGTTCCACGTTGCCGATGTAATTGCGGATAATGCGCGGGGTCACGAAGATCACGAGGTCCTTCTTGACCACGGAATGACGCGTATACTTGAAGAGGTTGCCGAAGAACGGAATGTCCTTGAGGAACGGAATGCCGCTCTCGGATTCCTGGGTCTCGTTACGGGTCAGGCCGCCGATAATCACGGTCTCGCCGTCAGCCACCACGACCTTCGTCTTGGCTTCCTGCGTACTGATCACGATTTCGCCCTTGGAGTCGTAATCGTAGGAGTTGTTTTCCGGGTGCAGGTCAAGCAAGATGCGGTTGTCGCCCGAAACGTGCGGGGTAACCGTCAGCTTGATACCGGTTTCGACGAGCTGCGTAGAAGATTCACCGCTATCGTCAATCACGCGGATAGAAACCTTGTCACCCATGAACACCTGGGCTTCGGTATTGTCGAGCGTAGAGACCTGCGGGCTCGCGAGCACTTCGGTAGAAGCGTCACCCATCAGGCTCGACACGGCGAGCTTCAGGTTGTTGTCGAACAGGCTCGTGGTAATAGTCGTTGCGGCACCGCTAACAGCAGGCGTTGCACCGTTGTTCGGGAAGGACGTAACCATGGCAGCGCCACGGCTAGACCCAGCCTGGCTTCCGTAAGTACCGTTTGCCGCACCCGGAGTCATAGAGACGTTGTTGCCGAGCATCGCGCTCCAGTCCACACCGAGTTCGCGGGCGCGCTGGCTGTTCACCACCACGAGCTTCGCAGTAATCATGATCTGGAGGGTTTCCACGTCAAGTTCGGTAAGGGCGTTTTCCATCTGCTCAATCTTAGAATCGGTATCGTACACGATAATGGAGTTCGTGCGTTCCACGACGGTGATACGGCCACGACCGCTCTTCATGCTTTCGAGCACCTTCACGAGTTCGTCGGCCTTCGCGTGGTGAATCTGGAAGTTCTTGCGTACGAGCGGAGCAGTATCTTCCTGCTGCTTTTCCTCGTCGGCAATCTTCTTCTGCTTGGCCTGGTAAGTACTCTGGCGCTGAACCACGATGTACTTGTCCTGAATAACCCAGGTGAGGTCATTGATTTCGCAGATAATGTCGAGCGTTTCCTGCCAGGTTTTCTTGGTGACCTTGATGCTCATCTTGCCCTTCACATCGGGAGCAAGCAAGATATCGACACCCGCAACCACAGAAACAGAGCGGAACACGGCACTGAAGTCAGTGTCCACGAACGAGAAGTCGTACAGCTTCTTGTTGGGTTCCACGGAACCCGACGCGGGGGCAGCACAGACCGAGGAGAGTCCCACTACCAGGGACAGGACCATGAGTATTTTAATCAGCTTTTTCACTTTTGACCCCCAAATTTATCGGGAAGACCCATAGAGTAGCGACGGCTCACGCCAAATTCTTGAATAAGGAAGAGCACGTCTGTTTGTGTGATTTTAAGAACTTTTCCGTTGAGAATCTTGTCGCCTTCCTTAAGCGTGTAGGATATGGAAGGATTCTTGGATTCCACGAGGAGCGCCATCGGGACATCGGATTCCCAGATAATACCGACAAGTTCGACCTGGTCGATGTTGATGCCTTCTTCCACGAGGCCCTTGATTTCGACAAACGGGTCACGACGGCCGAAGGAACTGTAGGTCACGCGGTCATCGTAGAGGCCGTCGAGCTGGCTGCCAGCAATCTCGCCATTTTCGGAAAGAATCTCGCCCCTTTCCTTGTCGACCTGCTTGAGGCGCTCCGTCTGCACGGCGGAAAGTTCATCCATGTAACTGACTGCGCGCTTGTTCACGAAGCCGATGTGGCTACCGAACTGCACCTTGCAATAGAGGCCCGAAACATCGAGGCTCACGAGGCGGTCACCGAAGGTGAGGCGCTTGAGCACCTGCGAGTTGTCGTTGGGCGCGGCAAAAAGTTCAATTTCGTCGGCGACGACAATGAGTTCACGTACCACAGGGCGCAGGTGGAATGTCTGCGAACCCGAGACGAGCTTCTTGCTTTCCTTGTCGTGCTTGCTCACGAAAGTTTCAAAGGAGGGCTTTTCTTCGGCCGACTTCATCCAGTCGCGCACGAAGATTCCATCCGGATGGGCGCTCCAGAAGAGGAAGCCATCCTTCTTGATAGTCGTTTCCCGGACCTGCAAAATAAGTGCACCTTCCTGCACCACGATAACGGGCTTCGCGTTCTGCTGCAACTGCACCTTGAGGCCGTTCGCACCCCAGGTCACGTGCTTCACGAGCGTACCCGCACCAATCTTGAACACCGGCGACTTTTGCGGGCCGGCAAGCCCGATAACAATCGTACCCGCCTTGTCCGGACCAGTCACGTTCTGCAGTTCAATCGGGGTGGTCGCCACCAGGCGGAACTGTTCCATGCCGGAACCCACGAGCACCGTCATTTCCTTCAGGTTCGGGAGGAGTGCAGAAATCTTGCCGCCTTCCTTGATAGCCTTGTCGAGGTTCTTCTGTTCCTCGGCAATGCGCTTCTCTTCTTCCTTCGCGGCCTTTTCTGCAGCCTTCTTCTCTTCGAGGGCGCGCTTCTCGGCTTCTTTCCTTTCGGCAGCCTCGCGCTTGCGTTCCTCGAGAGCAGCCTTTTCCGCAGCCTTCTTTTCTTCGAGAGCACGCTTTTCAGCCGCCTTCTTCTCTTCGGCTAAACGCTTCTTTTCTTCGGCAGCAGCCTTTTCTGCGGCCTTCTTGTCGAGAGCGGCCTGCTTTTCGGCAGCCTTCTTCTCTTCGGCAAGGCGCTTCTTTTCTTCAAGGGCAGCCTTCTCGGCGGCCTTCTTTTCTTCGGCGGCACGCTTCTTCTCTTCGAGGGCGGCCTTTTCAGCAGCCTTCTTCTCTTCGGCAGCGGCCTTCTCGGCAGCCTTCTTGCGGTCAGCAAAGAGCTTCGAGAGCGTCCAGGCCTTCCCGCCCTTGCCGGCGAGTTTCAGCATAAAGTCCGACTTGTTGAGAGCAATCTCGTTCTTGTCAGATTTAATCGCAGAACCGACAATCAAGTCAATCTTCAAGAAATCCGACCCGCGGAAGGGTTCCTTGTAGACCTTCATGGACTTGACCCATTCCGAGGAGGGGTCAATTTCAAACGCACCCATGCCAAGAGCGAACTCACTCGTCGAAAAACCGAGGGTAAGCTTGTGCGACTTGGCATCGTACTTCTGGAAGAATGAGGGCAAATCCTTGTCCGAGGCAAACTTGAACGTGACGGCGCAATTGCTCTTATCGCAACCGAAACTCACATCCTTAATCTGAGCAGCGTTCACGGCCACCGCGACGAACAGGAACAAAGTAATTAATTTGTTCATCATCATGGGCCAACCTTCTTGGATGTATAGGTGGTCAGGTTAAACGACACCGACACCGTAATGGGAGTCCAGCCGTGGGTTTCCGCCTTCTGGAGTTCGGCGGCAATTCCCGAGTAGCGGTTCAACCTGAGGTTCGTAATCGCCGTCGGGTAATTGAAGTTCGCAATTTCAGCAAACAGGTAGCCCAGCATGTGGTAACCCGAGTTGACCGCGATGGAGTAGCGGTTCTCGATGTAGTGTTCCTTCTGGGAAGAACCTTCCGGATTGAACTTCTGGATCTGCACGCCCGAACTGCGTAGCACGGCATACAAATCCTGCAGGCGCAGCGGAACCTTTTCCTCTTCGGGGAACATTTCCTTCAGCTTTTCGAAATCCTTCTCGGCCTGCACCAGCTGCAGTTCAAGCTCCGCAATGCGGTGCTTCTTCGCGTTAATCTTGTCGAGTTCGGACTGTGCAGTGCTGAGTTCAGATTCTAGTTGCTGCTTCCTTTGTACATACGGGTTATACACGTAGTCGTATGTGTAGTAGATAAGACCCACAATAAGGAGACATACAACAATCAGGTATATGTTCTTCTTGTCTTTAAAATCGAAATTACCCATGCTAGCCCTCCCCCAGGTCCTGCTTCAGGACTATCTTGATGGTAAAGCTATACGCTTCCTCGCCATCGACCTTGGTGGTAGCGATAGTCAGGAGCGACACCTTTTCAACGCTTACCTGCTTCTCGAGCTTGACCATGTACTCGGCCACTTCCGAGA is a window encoding:
- a CDS encoding type 4a pilus biogenesis protein PilO; this encodes MGNFDFKDKKNIYLIVVCLLIVGLIYYTYDYVYNPYVQRKQQLESELSTAQSELDKINAKKHRIAELELQLVQAEKDFEKLKEMFPEEEKVPLRLQDLYAVLRSSGVQIQKFNPEGSSQKEHYIENRYSIAVNSGYHMLGYLFAEIANFNYPTAITNLRLNRYSGIAAELQKAETHGWTPITVSVSFNLTTYTSKKVGP
- a CDS encoding FISUMP domain-containing protein codes for the protein MKQRTILIGATLAAALAFTACDDIRVQEFPDGKVRMETTYVKDKKQGLEKEYYNNGTLRRETTYNADRKEGLQKEYYEDGTLQAETPFADGYIEGEVVKYHKNGKLASKAKYQKNKQVEFGEVFDPDGTPATDGSYKDPRDGYAYQWIRIGTQLWTAENMNFGTYEGSVCNQCNHWGRLYNFENAKKACLEGFHMPTKDEWKTLLTFAETSGKVGTVLKAGFGWDPIKEGGNDYGNGKDELGFGVKAGGAHFAKSDVPLKERKFEDAGKKAYLWTAEGEVLVFYHDKDIAKFEKFNPEFGASLRCLKD
- the argJ gene encoding bifunctional glutamate N-acetyltransferase/amino-acid acetyltransferase ArgJ, with product MYTVLEKGGVCSPKGFTASGICAGIKASGNADMALLKSEKAARCFAVFTTNKVKAAPVLYDKAALEHAHFATAVVVNSGNANACTGEQGYKDAERMAVMTEEALGLTPKSVLVCSTGVIGHLMPMDKIEAGIPKLVEKLHADASEEFGRAILTTDLALKSHAVEIQTEKGVITIGGACKGSGMIHPNMATMLAFITTDISLPIDFFAEFRADIADSFNAITVDGDTSTNDTCILLANGMSGLRYEDLSLSEQGEFRAALMLIMQSLAKDIVRDGEGATKLIELRIEKAESHEEALRMARFIGTSNLAKCAMFGEDPNWGRILSSAGSSGCNMVAEHTDLYFGDVKVLEGGRPLQLDEAQTAALHAVVRQREYKVTLVLNIGQASASAFTCDLSYGYVKINAEYTT
- the holA gene encoding DNA polymerase III subunit delta encodes the protein MIIALIGNDDFSKDMRIEKFLQDTLGDRKDDPMAKQILFATDPNIASIAESVITACDSVSMFSPEQTVVVRKADELKADDTRELTKWLSHKPNCTLLFEFSKLDGRGELYKTLKSVGEIEKFDEPPQYKMADWIAAAIPSHFNKAIDRDACYYLADALGNKTKIVCEEVEKVLMYDPNCKKITLDLVKSMVVPQRKNASYEINTPFGLRDVKAYTRLLNEMFRNGVEAVPIVASLYYYAIDLLNFMTLTEKKMSPADAAKAMGKNDYVFNKLGRAPECAKRWSKPLLCRVIRRLSDIDYEIKSGKCSTKIAQELALAALVVR
- the greA gene encoding transcription elongation factor GreA, whose product is MEKIKFTQEAFDKLIKDLENLKNVERPRVLQELVDARAQGDLSENAEYHAAKERLASIDNIEMPRLQDQIARAEVVAFDPNSDTIRFGAKVTLLNAKTKKNVVYQLVSPEEADALNGKISFKSPIGAALMGQKKGETIEVTTPRGVNKFQIIDFS
- the pilQ gene encoding type IV pilus secretin PilQ encodes the protein MKKLIKILMVLSLVVGLSSVCAAPASGSVEPNKKLYDFSFVDTDFSAVFRSVSVVAGVDILLAPDVKGKMSIKVTKKTWQETLDIICEINDLTWVIQDKYIVVQRQSTYQAKQKKIADEEKQQEDTAPLVRKNFQIHHAKADELVKVLESMKSGRGRITVVERTNSIIVYDTDSKIEQMENALTELDVETLQIMITAKLVVVNSQRARELGVDWSAMLGNNVSMTPGAANGTYGSQAGSSRGAAMVTSFPNNGATPAVSGAATTITTSLFDNNLKLAVSSLMGDASTEVLASPQVSTLDNTEAQVFMGDKVSIRVIDDSGESSTQLVETGIKLTVTPHVSGDNRILLDLHPENNSYDYDSKGEIVISTQEAKTKVVVADGETVIIGGLTRNETQESESGIPFLKDIPFFGNLFKYTRHSVVKKDLVIFVTPRIIRNYIGNVELSEPSAEVAEQGAPQMQKVEQPAPAAQPAQQAAPAAQPAAQSAPAADASTGSATSPAPAQEPAPAAEPAPASEPAAETPAAPEPAANDVQDDWN